In the Piliocolobus tephrosceles isolate RC106 unplaced genomic scaffold, ASM277652v3 unscaffolded_23172, whole genome shotgun sequence genome, one interval contains:
- the LOC111534792 gene encoding LOW QUALITY PROTEIN: stathmin-like (The sequence of the model RefSeq protein was modified relative to this genomic sequence to represent the inferred CDS: substituted 1 base at 1 genomic stop codon), protein MASSDIQVKELEKRASGQAFELILSPRSKESVPEFPLSPPKKKDLSLEEIXKKLEAAEERRKSHEAEVLKQLAEKREHEKEVLQKAIEENNNFSEMAEEKLTHKMEANKENREAQMAAKLERLREKDKHIEEVRKNKESKDPADETEAD, encoded by the coding sequence ATGGCTTCTTCTGATATCCAGGTGAAAGAACTGGAGAAGCGTGCCTCAGGCCAGGCTTTTGAGCTGATTCTCAGCCCTCGGTCAAAAGAATCTGTTCCAGAATTCCCCCTTTCCCCTCCAAAGAAGAAGGATCTTTCTCTGGaggaaatttagaagaaattagaagctgcagaagaaagaCGCAAGTCGCATGAAGCTGAGGTCTTAAAGCAGCTGGCTGAGAAACGAGAGCACGAGAAAGAAGTGCTTCAGAAGGCAATAGAAGAGAACAACAACTTCAGTGAAATGGCAGAAGAGAAACTGACCCACAAAATGGAAGCTAACAAAGAGAACCGAGAGGCACAAATGGCTGCCAAACTGGAGCGTTTGCGAGAGAAGGATAAGCACATTGAAGAAGTGCGGAAGAACAAAGAATCCAAAGACCCTGCTGACGAGACTGAAGCTGACTAA